One window of the Chryseobacterium sp. CY350 genome contains the following:
- a CDS encoding PDDEXK nuclease domain-containing protein, whose translation MSNLQSKELLQNISALLENARKKVVVAVNHTMVLTYFEIGRMIVEDEQNGENRAEYGKALLKDLSVHLTEKFGKGFSEDNLSNMRNFYISYSDKSISETASRKLIEEKSETLSRISENQISSTPLTNLKISQTLSVNFNLSWSHYLKLMRIKDLNERKFYEIESFKNNWSLRELQRQYDSALYSRLSISKNKEEILQLSEKGQIFEKPKDLIKDPYILEFLGLPEQSSYSENDLESGLIDKLEHFLLELGTGFTFVARQKRITFDEKHFKIDLVFYNRILKCFVLIDLKIGELKHQDIGQMQMYVNFYDREVKLEDENKTIGIVLCQDKSEALVRYTLPEENEQIFASKYLTVLPSKEDFIKILEEN comes from the coding sequence ATGAGCAATCTGCAATCAAAAGAGCTTCTTCAGAATATTTCTGCATTATTAGAAAATGCCAGAAAGAAAGTTGTTGTTGCTGTTAATCATACAATGGTTCTTACCTATTTTGAAATTGGCAGAATGATCGTTGAAGATGAGCAGAACGGTGAGAATCGTGCGGAGTACGGAAAAGCTCTGCTAAAGGATTTGTCTGTCCACCTAACGGAAAAATTTGGAAAAGGCTTTTCTGAAGATAACCTTTCAAATATGAGAAATTTTTACATCTCATATTCAGATAAATCAATTTCCGAGACAGCGTCTCGGAAATTGATTGAAGAAAAATCCGAAACACTGTCTCGGATTTCTGAAAATCAAATTTCGTCAACACCTTTGACGAATTTAAAAATATCACAGACACTGTCTGTTAATTTCAATCTCTCTTGGTCTCACTATCTCAAATTAATGAGAATCAAAGATTTAAATGAAAGAAAATTTTATGAAATTGAATCATTTAAAAACAATTGGAGTTTGCGGGAACTGCAACGCCAGTACGATTCTGCATTATATTCCCGATTGTCAATAAGTAAAAATAAGGAAGAAATTCTCCAGCTTTCAGAAAAAGGACAAATTTTTGAAAAACCAAAAGATCTTATCAAAGATCCTTACATTCTGGAATTTCTTGGATTACCAGAACAATCTAGTTATTCTGAAAATGATCTTGAAAGTGGTTTAATTGATAAATTGGAACACTTTCTTCTGGAATTGGGAACAGGTTTCACATTTGTAGCAAGGCAAAAACGGATTACTTTTGATGAAAAACACTTTAAAATCGATTTAGTTTTTTACAACAGAATCTTGAAGTGTTTTGTTTTAATTGATTTAAAAATTGGCGAACTGAAACATCAGGATATCGGACAAATGCAGATGTATGTTAATTTCTATGATCGAGAGGTCAAATTAGAAGACGAAAACAAAACGATAGGAATTGTTCTTTGTCAGGATAAAAGCGAAGCGCTCGTCCGTTATACTTTACCTGAAGAAAATGAGCAGATTTTTGCAAGCAAATATCTGACGGTATTGCCAAGTAAGGAAGATTTCATTAAAATTTTAGAGGAAAATTGA
- a CDS encoding thiamine pyrophosphate-dependent enzyme yields MAKNIAEQIVEMLENANVKRIYAVTGDSLNHLNIAVKKSSIEWIHVRHEEVGAYAAAAEAELDGFAVCAGSCGPGHVHLINGVYEAHRSHVPMLVIASTIPSNEMGMDYFQETNTIKLFDDCSYYNQMITRPEQVQRTLQTAIQHAISKKGVAVIGLPGDVSELDAEEATTSNQIFKTNPVIRPSDEELTHLANLINESKKVTIYCGIGAEKSNVEVVELAKFLKAPVGYSFRGKMSIQPNNPNEVGLTGLLGLPSAYHAMHEADLVLLLGTDFPYEKFMPVKNKIVQIDESPERLGRRAKLELGLTGDVKETIKALLPLLKEKTDVNFLNQQLEFYGKVKEHQLTYVKESGTEDNIQPEYVAHTLDQIAKNDAIFTVDTGMCCVWGARFITGTGERKMLGSFNHGSMANAMPMAIGASLAYPGRQVIAMCGDGGLSMLLGDMATIFQYRLPVKLIVFNNRSLGMVKLEMEVGGMPDNETDMINPDFAMIAQAMGYPGKNVHKPEDVVGAITDCLNHDGPYLLNIFTNPNALALPPKIEFEQVIGMTKSMAQLMLGGKMEEALDTVKSNYKHIKEIL; encoded by the coding sequence ATGGCTAAAAATATCGCAGAGCAAATTGTTGAGATGCTCGAAAATGCCAATGTGAAAAGAATTTATGCTGTTACAGGCGACAGTTTGAATCATCTGAATATTGCTGTGAAAAAAAGCAGTATCGAATGGATTCATGTGAGGCATGAAGAGGTCGGAGCCTACGCAGCAGCAGCCGAAGCGGAATTGGATGGTTTTGCTGTTTGTGCCGGAAGTTGCGGTCCAGGCCACGTTCACTTAATCAATGGTGTTTACGAAGCGCACCGTTCACATGTTCCGATGTTGGTGATTGCCTCTACAATTCCGAGTAATGAGATGGGAATGGATTATTTTCAGGAAACAAACACCATCAAATTATTTGACGATTGCAGTTATTATAATCAAATGATTACAAGACCAGAGCAGGTTCAGAGAACTTTGCAGACGGCAATTCAGCATGCTATTTCTAAAAAAGGTGTAGCCGTGATCGGACTTCCCGGTGATGTTTCTGAACTTGATGCTGAAGAGGCAACAACTTCTAATCAGATTTTCAAAACAAATCCTGTGATTCGTCCTTCCGATGAAGAATTAACTCATTTGGCAAATTTAATTAATGAAAGCAAAAAGGTAACGATTTACTGTGGTATCGGAGCCGAAAAATCAAATGTTGAGGTTGTAGAATTAGCAAAATTTTTGAAAGCTCCGGTTGGATATTCTTTCAGAGGAAAAATGTCTATTCAGCCAAATAATCCTAATGAAGTGGGTTTGACAGGTCTTTTGGGATTACCATCAGCTTATCACGCAATGCACGAGGCTGATCTTGTTCTGCTATTGGGAACAGATTTCCCTTATGAAAAATTTATGCCTGTAAAAAATAAAATTGTTCAGATCGACGAAAGTCCGGAAAGATTAGGCAGAAGGGCAAAACTGGAATTGGGTCTTACAGGTGATGTGAAAGAAACCATCAAAGCCTTACTTCCATTATTAAAAGAAAAGACAGATGTAAACTTCCTCAATCAGCAATTGGAATTTTACGGAAAAGTAAAAGAACATCAATTGACTTATGTAAAAGAATCTGGGACAGAAGATAATATTCAACCCGAATATGTTGCCCATACTTTGGATCAGATAGCCAAAAATGATGCGATTTTTACGGTAGATACCGGAATGTGCTGTGTCTGGGGCGCAAGATTTATTACAGGAACCGGTGAACGAAAAATGTTGGGATCATTTAACCACGGATCGATGGCGAATGCAATGCCAATGGCGATAGGAGCTTCATTGGCCTATCCCGGACGACAGGTCATTGCAATGTGTGGTGACGGCGGTTTGTCGATGCTTTTGGGCGATATGGCAACCATTTTTCAGTATAGGCTTCCTGTAAAACTTATTGTTTTCAACAACAGAAGTCTTGGGATGGTAAAACTGGAAATGGAAGTCGGCGGAATGCCAGATAATGAGACCGATATGATTAATCCGGATTTTGCGATGATTGCACAGGCAATGGGTTATCCCGGAAAAAATGTTCATAAACCAGAAGACGTTGTAGGAGCTATTACAGACTGTTTAAATCATGACGGTCCGTATTTACTTAATATTTTTACTAATCCAAATGCATTGGCTTTACCTCCGAAAATTGAATTTGAACAAGTAATCGGGATGACAAAATCTATGGCGCAACTGATGTTGGGCGGAAAAATGGAAGAAGCCTTAGACACTGTAAAAAGTAATTATAAACATATCAAGGAAATATTATAA
- a CDS encoding helicase HerA-like domain-containing protein — MADKTKFIDELSKRYTPKGEHIILGKGMLDGDVVTEVNVTIPLKTINRHGLIAGATGTGKTKTLQVFAEQLSHAGVPSLVLDIKGDFSGIAASGEMNAIIEERYAKTKLPYNPQAFPVELMSISGGKGVKLRATVTEFGPVLLSKILELNDTQQSIMSIVFKYCDDKGLPLIDLNDLKKVLQYVTDNPQGKAELSANYGSIASASLGTILRSIVALEQQGAADFFGELSFDVHDLLEKRDGKGVVNILRVADIQSKPQLFSTFMLSLFAEIYMTFPEEGDSGKPKLVLFIDEAHLIFDEASKALASQIETMVKLIRSKGVGIYFITQIPGDVPENVLSQLGLKIQHALRGFTAKDKKEISKAVENYPTTEFYNASELIQNLGIGEAFITALDEKGIPTPLVHTYLISPESRMDVLNDAEVSDLVSNSELVSKYEKAIDSESAYEILAERMEKAVQNSAPTQKTKPIKEEPGMFEQVLKSRAGRTFANTLMREGAKAILGMFGLGGRKR, encoded by the coding sequence ATGGCAGACAAAACAAAATTTATTGACGAACTTTCAAAACGATATACTCCAAAAGGTGAGCACATTATTCTCGGAAAGGGAATGCTAGATGGCGATGTCGTCACAGAAGTAAATGTTACGATTCCTTTAAAAACAATCAACCGTCATGGTTTGATTGCCGGCGCTACAGGAACCGGAAAAACCAAAACGCTTCAGGTTTTTGCAGAACAGCTTTCACACGCGGGAGTTCCTTCTTTGGTTTTAGATATTAAGGGGGATTTTTCTGGTATTGCAGCAAGTGGAGAAATGAATGCAATCATCGAAGAGCGCTACGCAAAAACAAAACTTCCTTACAATCCACAAGCTTTTCCGGTAGAATTAATGAGTATTTCCGGCGGTAAAGGTGTGAAGTTGAGAGCAACGGTGACAGAATTTGGTCCTGTTTTGTTAAGTAAAATTTTAGAGTTAAATGATACTCAGCAAAGCATCATGTCAATCGTCTTTAAGTATTGTGACGACAAAGGTTTGCCTTTAATTGATTTAAATGATTTAAAAAAAGTTTTGCAGTATGTTACCGATAATCCGCAAGGTAAGGCAGAATTGTCGGCCAATTACGGATCTATCGCTTCGGCTTCTTTGGGAACAATTTTAAGATCAATTGTTGCTTTGGAGCAGCAGGGAGCAGCAGATTTCTTTGGAGAATTGAGTTTTGATGTTCACGATTTACTTGAAAAAAGAGATGGTAAAGGTGTTGTCAACATTTTAAGAGTTGCAGATATTCAAAGTAAACCTCAGCTGTTTTCGACATTTATGCTCTCTCTCTTTGCTGAAATTTACATGACGTTTCCAGAAGAAGGCGACAGCGGAAAACCGAAATTGGTTCTCTTTATCGACGAAGCACATTTAATATTTGATGAGGCTTCCAAAGCGCTGGCTTCTCAGATTGAGACCATGGTAAAATTAATACGCTCGAAAGGAGTCGGAATATATTTTATTACCCAAATTCCGGGTGACGTTCCGGAAAATGTGCTTTCGCAATTAGGTTTAAAAATCCAGCATGCGCTGAGAGGTTTTACTGCAAAAGATAAAAAAGAAATTTCTAAAGCTGTTGAAAATTATCCGACTACAGAGTTTTACAATGCTTCTGAATTGATTCAAAATCTCGGAATTGGTGAAGCTTTCATCACTGCTTTGGATGAAAAAGGAATTCCGACACCGCTTGTTCATACTTATTTAATCTCTCCAGAGTCAAGAATGGATGTTCTGAATGATGCAGAAGTTTCTGATCTGGTTTCAAATTCTGAATTGGTTTCAAAATACGAAAAGGCTATCGACAGCGAATCTGCGTATGAAATTTTAGCTGAAAGAATGGAGAAGGCGGTTCAAAATTCTGCACCAACGCAAAAGACAAAACCCATAAAGGAAGAACCAGGAATGTTTGAGCAGGTTTTAAAAAGCCGAGCTGGCAGAACTTTTGCCAACACTTTGATGAGAGAAGGGGCAAAAGCTATTCTGGGAATGTTCGGTTTGGGAGGCAGAAAAAGATAA
- a CDS encoding MFS transporter produces the protein MKKFYVIAWVFGLIFYFLDYVIRSAPAVMIPELVSNFKTTELKLISMVGTYYYTYSTCSLIAGIALDKFGGKRSLFAGCLILGVGCLLFLISSQTAGITGRLLQGAGCAFAFPGCVYLASKGFSSKSLATAIGATQCIGMLGGTAGQFLVGPWVEEGININSFWLWSGIITIITAVLLYFFTPKDDQTDVAEEKPHHSVGYLDTYKVVFKNPQSWLCGIISGLLFAPTTIFAMTWAVAFFETDKQFLFREATITSAMVAFGWAFGCPLLGFITDKIGRRKPVLIGGALLMILSFIQMIYLPDLYAAKISMFIFGVGSGAAMIPYSVIKETNPDYVKGSATGAINFITFGVTTLLSPIFSRWFGKSLDVNSGNLHFEHSVLFWIAGIVLAILISFMLKETGEKAKSQLITA, from the coding sequence TTGAAGAAATTTTATGTCATTGCGTGGGTATTTGGTCTTATTTTTTATTTTTTAGATTATGTGATCAGGTCGGCACCGGCGGTAATGATTCCGGAATTAGTCAGTAATTTTAAAACTACTGAGTTGAAGCTGATCAGCATGGTGGGAACGTATTATTACACCTATTCTACCTGTAGTTTGATTGCCGGAATTGCTTTAGATAAATTTGGTGGAAAAAGATCGTTGTTTGCAGGATGCTTGATTTTAGGAGTAGGATGTTTATTATTTTTAATTTCAAGTCAGACCGCCGGAATTACCGGCAGATTATTACAAGGTGCGGGATGTGCTTTTGCTTTTCCCGGCTGCGTTTATCTTGCGAGTAAAGGTTTTTCGTCAAAGTCTTTGGCAACCGCAATCGGAGCAACGCAATGTATCGGAATGTTAGGAGGAACTGCCGGACAATTCTTGGTAGGGCCGTGGGTGGAGGAAGGAATTAACATCAACAGTTTTTGGCTCTGGTCGGGAATTATCACAATTATAACTGCGGTTTTACTTTACTTTTTCACTCCAAAAGATGATCAGACTGATGTGGCGGAAGAAAAACCTCATCATTCAGTTGGTTACTTAGACACGTATAAAGTGGTTTTTAAAAATCCACAATCTTGGCTATGTGGAATTATTTCCGGATTACTTTTTGCTCCAACAACTATTTTTGCAATGACGTGGGCAGTTGCTTTTTTCGAGACAGACAAACAGTTTCTTTTCCGTGAGGCAACGATTACCAGTGCGATGGTGGCTTTTGGTTGGGCTTTTGGTTGTCCGTTACTAGGTTTTATTACTGATAAAATAGGTCGGAGAAAACCTGTTTTAATAGGTGGAGCATTATTGATGATTCTAAGTTTTATTCAAATGATTTATCTTCCCGATCTATATGCTGCGAAAATCAGTATGTTTATTTTTGGAGTTGGTTCCGGAGCGGCAATGATACCTTATTCTGTCATAAAAGAAACCAATCCTGATTATGTAAAAGGAAGTGCGACAGGAGCGATCAACTTTATAACTTTCGGAGTTACTACCTTATTGAGTCCTATTTTCAGCAGATGGTTTGGTAAAAGTTTGGATGTCAATTCAGGAAATTTACATTTTGAGCATTCTGTTTTATTTTGGATTGCAGGAATTGTTTTGGCAATTTTAATTTCATTCATGTTAAAAGAAACAGGAGAAAAAGCAAAAAGTCAATTGATTACAGCGTAA
- a CDS encoding 3'-5' exonuclease: MYSIIDIESNGAGFRKECIIDIAIYRYDGHKIVDQFISLVNPESDITPFVQKLTNITPNMVKTAPKFHELAKRVIEITEGTTLVGHNIDFDYRMLRQSFQRLGYDYKINTLDTIPLAKKLIPDEVSYSLGKLVRSLGIPLVNAHRAEGDARATLELFRLLVSKDTENEIIQKQHEETNAKTYINKIKVLTQDLPGEKGFVYFQNESGKIIFSDYVQDINRFSKKLFNSKSKKFVEIQKEVEQIHFELTGTDIIAKLIQNSKNIKKRETLAYGLYFRNNKYIVEKNTLNKNEKPILKFRSFTQGSKAVQYIAKFEEYADVEVFKKKIDFKKRNEMWLGAGRKLGEKLFLIIENGRVVSYGFYDLFTQIQTLSKISKLKLDLPLSTADMNNELQLALLRGDFETLALPK; encoded by the coding sequence ATGTATTCAATAATAGACATAGAAAGTAATGGTGCAGGTTTCAGGAAAGAATGCATTATAGATATTGCCATCTACAGATACGATGGTCATAAAATTGTCGACCAGTTTATCTCTCTCGTAAATCCGGAAAGCGATATTACCCCTTTTGTGCAGAAACTGACGAATATTACACCCAATATGGTGAAAACTGCCCCAAAATTTCATGAATTGGCAAAAAGAGTCATTGAAATTACAGAAGGTACAACTTTGGTGGGGCACAATATCGATTTTGATTACAGAATGCTTCGGCAATCTTTTCAGAGGTTGGGTTACGATTATAAGATCAATACTTTAGATACAATTCCTTTAGCGAAAAAACTGATTCCGGATGAGGTAAGTTATTCTTTAGGAAAACTTGTGCGATCATTGGGGATTCCGTTGGTTAATGCACACAGGGCAGAAGGTGATGCGAGGGCTACTTTAGAATTATTCAGACTGCTGGTTTCTAAAGATACCGAGAATGAAATTATTCAGAAACAGCACGAGGAAACAAATGCGAAAACTTACATTAATAAGATAAAGGTTTTAACTCAGGATTTACCCGGAGAAAAAGGGTTTGTTTATTTTCAGAACGAATCGGGGAAAATTATTTTTTCAGATTACGTTCAGGATATCAACAGGTTTTCGAAGAAACTTTTTAATTCAAAATCAAAGAAGTTTGTTGAGATTCAAAAGGAAGTGGAACAGATTCATTTTGAACTGACGGGAACAGATATTATTGCTAAACTAATTCAGAATTCTAAAAATATTAAGAAGCGAGAAACGCTTGCTTACGGACTTTATTTTAGGAATAATAAATATATCGTAGAAAAAAATACCCTTAACAAAAATGAGAAGCCAATCCTAAAATTCAGATCTTTTACACAGGGTTCTAAAGCGGTACAGTATATTGCGAAATTTGAAGAATATGCTGATGTTGAGGTTTTTAAAAAGAAGATTGATTTTAAAAAGAGAAACGAAATGTGGTTGGGCGCAGGAAGAAAACTGGGTGAAAAATTATTTTTGATCATCGAAAACGGACGAGTGGTTTCCTATGGCTTTTATGATTTGTTTACTCAAATTCAGACTTTAAGTAAAATTTCAAAATTAAAATTAGATTTACCGCTTTCTACGGCAGATATGAACAACGAATTGCAACTGGCCTTGCTTCGTGGGGATTTTGAAACGCTGGCATTACCGAAATAA
- the lysA gene encoding diaminopimelate decarboxylase, whose product MNPKELLKIAQEFGTPVYVYDAESIKNQYEKLTSSFLKHTKFFYAAKALTNINILKYIKNLGASLDCVSISEVKLGLKAGFTKDKILFTPNCVDLAEIEEAMMHGVHINIDNISILEQFGNKYGNTYPIFVRINPHIYAGGNHKISTGHIDSKFGISIHQMRHIERVMKSTNLNVEGLHMHTGSEIKDPEVFLQALEIMLELSEHFPNLKYLDMGSGFKIPYQESDMETDVKSLGKKVEKAIADFSKETGKKFELWFEPGKFLVGKCGYLLVKANVIKQTTATVFVGVNSGFNHLIRPMFYDSYHTIENLSNPKGAERIYTVVGNICETDTFAWDRKLNEVREGDVLAFHTAGAYGFEMSTNFNSRLKPAEVLFLDGKAHLIRKRDEFEDLLRNQIEVL is encoded by the coding sequence ATGAACCCAAAAGAATTATTGAAGATTGCCCAGGAATTTGGCACACCGGTATATGTTTATGATGCCGAATCTATTAAAAATCAATACGAGAAACTTACGTCTTCTTTTCTGAAACATACCAAGTTCTTTTATGCTGCAAAGGCTTTAACGAACATCAATATATTAAAATACATTAAGAATCTTGGCGCTTCTTTGGATTGTGTCTCCATCAGCGAAGTAAAATTAGGCTTAAAGGCTGGCTTTACGAAAGATAAAATACTATTTACTCCCAATTGTGTTGATTTAGCTGAAATTGAAGAGGCGATGATGCACGGTGTTCATATCAACATTGATAATATATCAATTCTTGAGCAGTTCGGGAACAAATACGGGAATACATATCCTATTTTTGTAAGAATCAATCCGCACATTTATGCGGGCGGAAATCATAAAATTTCTACAGGACATATCGATTCTAAATTCGGAATTTCTATTCATCAAATGCGTCACATTGAGCGTGTGATGAAAAGCACCAATCTGAATGTAGAAGGTCTTCATATGCACACAGGAAGCGAAATTAAAGATCCTGAAGTGTTTTTACAGGCACTGGAAATCATGCTTGAGTTGTCTGAACATTTTCCGAATCTGAAATATCTCGATATGGGAAGCGGCTTCAAAATTCCTTATCAGGAAAGCGATATGGAAACTGATGTGAAATCTCTAGGCAAAAAAGTTGAAAAAGCAATTGCTGATTTTTCTAAAGAAACAGGAAAGAAGTTTGAGCTTTGGTTCGAGCCTGGGAAATTTCTCGTTGGGAAATGTGGTTATTTATTAGTGAAAGCTAATGTCATCAAGCAAACTACGGCAACTGTTTTTGTTGGAGTAAATTCGGGATTCAACCATTTGATTCGTCCTATGTTCTACGATTCTTATCATACCATCGAAAATTTATCAAACCCAAAAGGTGCGGAAAGAATTTATACGGTAGTTGGAAATATCTGTGAGACAGATACTTTTGCTTGGGACAGAAAGCTGAATGAGGTAAGAGAAGGCGATGTTTTGGCTTTCCATACTGCGGGAGCTTACGGTTTTGAGATGAGTACGAATTTCAATTCGAGACTAAAACCGGCGGAAGTTCTTTTCTTAGACGGAAAAGCTCATCTGATCAGAAAAAGAGATGAATTTGAAGATCTTTTGAGAAATCAGATTGAAGTTTTATAA
- the miaB gene encoding tRNA (N6-isopentenyl adenosine(37)-C2)-methylthiotransferase MiaB — translation MQEKYIDETKQGEAFAIAEKTGNFKKLFLESYGCQMNFSDSEIVASILNDQGYNTTLNVEEADLILLNTCSIREKAEQTVRMRLAQFKNLKKERPNMTVGVLGCMAERLKTKFLEEEQLVDLVVGPDAYRDLPNLLKETEDGRDAINVILSKEETYADINPVRLGGNGVTAFVTITRGCDNMCTFCVVPFTRGRERSRDPHSILEECKSLWESGYKEITLLGQNVDSYLWYGGGPKKDFAKASEMQKATAVDFSKLLDSVAKAVPQMRIRFSTSNPQDMSLDVFRTMAKHDNICNYCHLPVQSGSNKMLEAMNRQHTREEYLELIRKAKEIVPDISFSQDMIIGFCNETEEDHQDTLSLMKEVEFDYGYMFSYSERPGTPAHKKMEDNISSDVKQRRLAEVIALQGELSRKRMEGYVGRVHSVLIEGISKKNKNQWKGRNSQNAVCVFDMLEGQKLGDIVDVFVYSNTQGTLIGETVK, via the coding sequence GTGCAGGAAAAATATATAGACGAAACAAAACAAGGAGAGGCATTTGCCATAGCCGAGAAAACCGGAAATTTTAAAAAACTCTTTCTGGAAAGCTACGGCTGCCAGATGAATTTCTCTGATTCTGAAATTGTTGCTTCTATTCTAAATGATCAGGGTTACAATACAACTCTGAATGTAGAAGAGGCAGATTTGATTTTATTAAATACATGTTCAATTCGTGAAAAGGCTGAGCAGACCGTGAGAATGCGTCTCGCACAGTTTAAAAATCTAAAAAAAGAGCGCCCAAATATGACGGTTGGTGTTTTGGGCTGCATGGCTGAAAGGCTTAAAACTAAATTTTTAGAGGAAGAGCAATTGGTCGATTTGGTTGTGGGTCCCGATGCCTACAGAGATTTGCCCAATCTTTTAAAGGAGACAGAAGACGGAAGAGATGCCATTAATGTTATCCTTTCAAAAGAAGAAACTTACGCAGATATCAATCCGGTTCGTTTAGGCGGAAATGGTGTTACAGCATTTGTGACGATCACGAGAGGTTGCGACAACATGTGTACGTTCTGTGTCGTGCCTTTTACGAGAGGTAGAGAAAGAAGCCGCGACCCGCACTCAATTTTAGAAGAATGTAAAAGTCTTTGGGAAAGCGGTTACAAAGAAATAACACTTCTCGGACAAAACGTTGACTCATATTTATGGTACGGTGGCGGTCCCAAAAAAGATTTTGCCAAAGCTTCAGAAATGCAGAAAGCTACAGCTGTTGATTTTTCGAAACTTCTTGATTCTGTTGCCAAAGCTGTTCCTCAGATGAGAATCAGATTTTCTACTTCAAATCCTCAGGACATGAGTCTTGATGTTTTCAGAACGATGGCAAAACACGATAATATCTGTAATTATTGCCATCTACCGGTACAAAGTGGAAGCAACAAAATGTTGGAAGCGATGAACAGGCAACATACCCGTGAAGAATATTTAGAATTAATAAGAAAAGCGAAAGAAATCGTTCCGGATATTTCGTTTTCTCAGGATATGATCATTGGTTTTTGCAACGAGACCGAAGAAGATCATCAGGATACTTTAAGCTTAATGAAAGAAGTAGAATTTGATTACGGTTATATGTTCTCGTATTCTGAAAGACCTGGAACTCCGGCTCACAAAAAAATGGAAGACAATATTTCTTCGGATGTTAAACAGAGACGTTTGGCAGAAGTAATTGCTTTGCAAGGCGAATTGTCCAGAAAGAGAATGGAGGGTTATGTAGGAAGAGTTCACAGCGTTTTGATTGAAGGAATTTCTAAGAAAAATAAAAACCAGTGGAAAGGCAGAAACTCTCAAAATGCAGTTTGCGTTTTTGATATGCTTGAAGGTCAGAAACTGGGTGACATTGTGGATGTTTTTGTGTATAGTAATACGCAAGGCACACTTATCGGGGAGACCGTGAAATAA
- a CDS encoding MBL fold metallo-hydrolase yields MKIEQIYTGCLAQGAYYIVSENEAAIIDPLREVKPYLDRLEKDNVTLKYIFETHFHADFVSGHLDLSKKTDAPIVYGPTAEPDFEAIIAEDNQIFEIGKVKIKALHTPGHTMESTTYLLIDENGVETAIFTGDTLFLGDVGRPDLAQKAGSMTQEDLAGILYESLHSKILPLDDTVTVYPAHGAGSACGKNMQKETVDILGNQRKTNYALNQPDKESFIKEVLDGLTAPPKYFGMNVAMNKGGYESLDDVMTKGLNPISVEDFESFAEETGALILDTRSPGEFHKGFIPNSINIGLKGDFAPWVGSLIVDVKHPLLLVSDEGTEEEVITRLSRVGFDNVLGYLKGGFQSWRNSENEIDEIKRISPEEFAEQFIPESKVIDVRKITEYSSEHINNAYNKPLDTISDWVSTIDDSEHFFLHCAGGYRSMIAASILNSHGIRNFTEIEGGFNGIKKTDKFPTSDFVCQSKTL; encoded by the coding sequence ATGAAAATTGAGCAAATATATACCGGCTGTTTAGCACAAGGCGCATACTATATCGTATCGGAAAACGAAGCCGCAATCATAGACCCATTGAGGGAAGTAAAACCTTATCTTGACCGTCTAGAAAAAGACAATGTAACCTTAAAATATATATTTGAAACTCATTTTCATGCAGATTTTGTTTCCGGACATTTAGATTTGAGCAAAAAAACAGATGCTCCGATTGTATACGGACCCACCGCAGAACCAGATTTTGAAGCAATTATTGCTGAAGACAATCAGATTTTCGAAATAGGAAAAGTAAAAATAAAAGCGCTACACACTCCGGGTCACACGATGGAAAGTACAACTTACCTTTTGATCGATGAAAACGGAGTTGAAACTGCAATCTTCACAGGAGACACTTTATTTTTAGGTGATGTTGGCCGTCCTGATCTTGCTCAGAAAGCAGGAAGTATGACTCAGGAAGATCTTGCCGGAATTTTATACGAAAGTTTACACAGCAAAATTTTACCTTTAGACGACACCGTTACGGTTTATCCGGCTCACGGCGCAGGCTCGGCATGTGGAAAAAATATGCAGAAAGAAACGGTTGACATCCTAGGTAATCAAAGAAAAACGAATTACGCTCTCAATCAACCGGATAAAGAATCATTTATTAAAGAAGTTCTTGACGGATTAACAGCTCCACCGAAATATTTCGGGATGAATGTAGCAATGAATAAAGGAGGTTATGAGAGTCTGGACGACGTTATGACAAAAGGCTTAAACCCAATTTCTGTTGAAGATTTTGAAAGCTTTGCAGAAGAAACCGGAGCTTTGATTTTAGATACGAGAAGTCCGGGTGAATTTCATAAAGGTTTTATTCCAAACTCTATAAATATTGGCTTGAAAGGCGATTTTGCGCCGTGGGTAGGAAGTCTTATTGTTGATGTAAAACATCCTTTATTGCTGGTTTCAGATGAAGGAACTGAAGAGGAAGTGATTACGAGATTGAGCAGAGTTGGTTTTGACAATGTTTTGGGATATTTAAAAGGTGGTTTTCAATCCTGGAGAAATTCAGAAAATGAAATTGATGAAATAAAAAGAATTTCACCTGAAGAATTCGCAGAACAGTTCATTCCCGAATCTAAAGTGATCGATGTAAGAAAAATCACTGAATATTCTTCGGAACACATAAACAATGCATACAATAAGCCTTTGGATACGATCAGTGACTGGGTTTCTACGATTGATGATTCTGAACATTTCTTTTTACATTGTGCCGGAGGCTACCGCAGCATGATTGCAGCAAGCATTCTTAACTCACATGGTATCAGAAACTTCACAGAAATAGAAGGTGGTTTTAACGGAATAAAAAAAACAGATAAATTTCCGACTTCAGATTTTGTTTGTCAGTCAAAAACTCTTTAA